CAGGCCAGCTGCTCCCACAGGTGGACTTCAGTGGACACACATTCTGTGTACGACACAGAACCATTGTGGGAGCTGGCCTGCTAGCGATTACAGGCGACTCGGTCTTCCTTCAGACGAGCACCTGCCGGGTAGAAGCCATGTACTCATGAATCTGCTTCTCCACCCGCGGATGAATCAACTCAACCGGCCCCCGCCCATTCGGGCACGGCAGCGTCTTGGTGGTGCCAAACAACCGACAAATCAGCGGCCGCTCGTCATACACCGTGCAGCCGTTCGGCCCAAGGTGCACACAGTTCAGCTCATCCATCGCCGCATCCTGCTCGGCGCGGGTCTTGCGCGGCAGGCGGGACATTTCTTCGGGTGATGTGGTCACCGGCCCACAGCAGTCATGGCAGCCGGGCACGCACTCGAACGAGGGGATCTGCTGGCGCAAGGTGCGGATTTTCTGACTGTTGCAGCTCATCGAAACGGTAGTCCAAAGCGGAATAGAGCGGGATTCTGCAGCAAAAGTGTCGATCCAGACAGCCACAACCGACCAGTGTTGCCCGCGCCGGAAGGTCCGGCTTATGCTCCGTCAAATTTTCTAGACACAAGACTCAGGATGACGCGCATGAATGCCCGCGCCCAGCACATTGCTTCCTATTACGCCGCCAGCAGCCTGCCACAGCCCGATTACCCGGTGCTTACGGAGGATTTGGTGGCCGATGTGTGCGTGATCGGTGGTGGGTTTTCCGGGCTGAACACCGCGCTTGAGCTGGCAGAACGCGGCCTCAGCGTGGTGCTACTCGAAGCGCAAAAGATTGGCTGGGGCGCCAGCGGCCGCAACGGAGGGCAGCTGATTCGTGGCGTCGGTCATGGGCTCGATCAATTCACCAACGTGATCGGCGCGGACGGTGTGCGTCAGATGAAGCTCATGGGCCTGGAAGCGGTGGAAATCGTCCGACAGCGGGTCGAGCGTTTTCAGATCCCTTGCGACCTGACATGGGGTTACTGCGATCTCGCCAACAAGCCTCGCGACCTGGAAGGTTTCGCCGAAGACGCCGAAGAACTGCGCAGCCTCGGCTACCGCTACGAAACCCGTTTGCTGCAAGCCCATGAAATGCACTCGGTGGTGGGTTCCGACCGCTACGTTGGTGGCCTGATCGACATGGGCTCCGGGCATCTGCACCCTCTCAACCTGGCCTTGGGCGAAGCTGCCGCCGCGCAGGAATTGGGCGCGAAGTTGTTCGAACAATCGGCGGTAACCCGCATCGATTACGGCCCGGAGGTGAAGGCCCATACGGCTCGAGGTTCGGTTCGCGCGAAGACGCTGGTGCTGGGCTGTAATGCCTACCTTAACCAGCTCAACCCCGAACTCAGTGGCAAGGTATTGCCCGCCGGCAGCTACATCATCGCCACCGAACCCTTGAGCGAAGAACAGGCGCACGAACTGCTGCCGCAGAACATGGCGGTCTGCGATCAGCGGGTGGCGCTCGATTACTACCGGCTCTCGGCGGATCGACGCTTGCTCTTTGGTGGCGCCTGCCACTACTCAGGTCGCGACCCGAAGGACATCGCCGCGTACATGCGGCCGAAGATGCTGGAGGTTTTTCCGCAACTGGGTGGGGTGAAAATCGATTATCAATGGGGCGGGATGATCGGTATCGGCGCCAACCGCCTGCCGCAGATCGGCCGGCTCAAGGGTCAGCCGAATGTGTATTACGCCCAGGCTTATTCAGGTCACGGGGTGAATGCCACGCACCTGGCAGGCAAGTTGCTGGCCGAGGCGATCAGTGGGCAGCAGGGTGGTGGGTTCGATCTGTTTGCCAAGGTGCCGCATATCACCTTCCCCGGCGGGAAGCATTTGCGCTCGCCGCTGTTGGCGTTGGGGATGTTGTGGCATCGGCTCAAAGAGTTGGTCTGAACCCTGTAGGCGCTGCCTTCGGCAGCGCCTACAGGGGATCGCGTTTAGGCTTCAGATCCTCCAGAAAGACTTAAGTCCCTCCTCCCGCGCCTGCTCCCGACTCAACCCGACATCCTTCAATTGCTCCGGCGTCAGATCGAGCAACGCCTTGCGCGTGTGCAGACGATGCCAGAACAGGCCCCAGCGACTCAGGCCGGACGGTGCGTTGCGCATAATCGCTTCCCGCGCACCGTTTTTTTGCCCTGCCGCCAGTTCCTGACTGCGTAACGCCAGCCGCACATCGCTCAAGCCGTTCATTTTGATTGCTCCTGTTTACTTGGGTAGCCAGAGCTTTCATGATGCGTGGACGGCGAAAAGCATTACAGATTCAACTTGTCAGTATTAACTCCATACAGATTTCGCGTTTTAGCCTCTGAATCATGATTTTTTACCTGATCTGTACTGGTTAAGCGAATCACCCACACCGAGACTGCGCCATGACCCTTTACGTCAACCTCGCCGAATTGCTCGGCACGCGTATCGAACAGGGCTTCTATCGCCCCGGTGACCGGCTGCCGTCGGTACGGGCGCTGAGCGTCGAGCATGGCGTCAGCCTGAGCACGGTGCAGCAAGCCTATCGGGTGCTGGAAGACAACGGCCTGGCGATGCCGAAACCCAAATCCGGCTACTTCGTTCCGGTCAGTCGTGAACTGCCGGAGTTGCCGGCGATCGGTCGCCCCGCCCAGCGCCCGGTGGATATTTCGCAGTGGGATCAAGTGCTGGAACTGATCCGTGCGGTACCGCGCAAGGATGTAGTGCAACTGGGCCGCGGTATGCCAGACATCACCACCCCGACCATGAAACCGTTGCTGCGCAACCTCGCCCGCATCAGTCGGCGGCAGGATATGCCCGGTCTGTATTACGACAACATTCACGGCACCCTCGAACTGCGCGAACAGATCGCCCGCCTGATGCTGGATTCCGGATGCCAACTGACCGCCAACGACCTGGTGATCACCACTGGCTGTCACGAAGCGCTGTCCACCAGCATTCGCTCTATCTGTGAGCCAGGTGACATCGTCGCGGTGGACTCACCCAGCTTTCACGGCGCGATGCAGACGCTCAAGGGCCTGAATATGAAGGCCCTGGAAATCCCCACCGACCCGCTGACCGGGATCAGCCTCGATGCGTTGGAACTGGCTCTGGAACAATGGCCGATCAAGGCCATACAGTTGACGCCCAACTGCAACAACCCGCTGGGCTACATCATGCCGGAATCGCGCAAACGTGCGTTGTTGACGCTCGCACAGCGTTTCGACGTGGCGATTATCGAGGACGATGTGTATGGTGAACTGGCCTACAACTACCCGCGTCCCCGCACGATCAAATCCTTCGACGAAGACGGCCGGGTCCTGCTCTGTAGTTCATTTTCCAAAACGCTGGCGCCGGGTTTGCGCATCGGCTGGGTTGCACCGGGCCGGTATCTGGAGCGGGTGCTGCACATGAAATACATCAGCACCGGCTCTACGGCGCCGCAGCCGCAGATTGCCATCGCCGAATTCCTCAAGGCCGGTCACTTCGAACCGCATTTGCGGCGGATGCGCACGCAATACCAGCGCAATCGCGACATGATGATCGATTGGGTCAGCCGCTATTTCCCCGCCGGCACCCGCGCCAGTCGCCCGCAAGGCAGTTTCATGCTCTGGGTCGAACTGCCTGATGGTTTCGACACCCTGAAACTGAATCGCGCCT
This DNA window, taken from Pseudomonas fluorescens NCIMB 11764, encodes the following:
- a CDS encoding YkgJ family cysteine cluster protein; this encodes MSCNSQKIRTLRQQIPSFECVPGCHDCCGPVTTSPEEMSRLPRKTRAEQDAAMDELNCVHLGPNGCTVYDERPLICRLFGTTKTLPCPNGRGPVELIHPRVEKQIHEYMASTRQVLV
- a CDS encoding NAD(P)/FAD-dependent oxidoreductase → MNARAQHIASYYAASSLPQPDYPVLTEDLVADVCVIGGGFSGLNTALELAERGLSVVLLEAQKIGWGASGRNGGQLIRGVGHGLDQFTNVIGADGVRQMKLMGLEAVEIVRQRVERFQIPCDLTWGYCDLANKPRDLEGFAEDAEELRSLGYRYETRLLQAHEMHSVVGSDRYVGGLIDMGSGHLHPLNLALGEAAAAQELGAKLFEQSAVTRIDYGPEVKAHTARGSVRAKTLVLGCNAYLNQLNPELSGKVLPAGSYIIATEPLSEEQAHELLPQNMAVCDQRVALDYYRLSADRRLLFGGACHYSGRDPKDIAAYMRPKMLEVFPQLGGVKIDYQWGGMIGIGANRLPQIGRLKGQPNVYYAQAYSGHGVNATHLAGKLLAEAISGQQGGGFDLFAKVPHITFPGGKHLRSPLLALGMLWHRLKELV
- a CDS encoding DUF1127 domain-containing protein: MNGLSDVRLALRSQELAAGQKNGAREAIMRNAPSGLSRWGLFWHRLHTRKALLDLTPEQLKDVGLSREQAREEGLKSFWRI
- a CDS encoding PLP-dependent aminotransferase family protein, coding for MTLYVNLAELLGTRIEQGFYRPGDRLPSVRALSVEHGVSLSTVQQAYRVLEDNGLAMPKPKSGYFVPVSRELPELPAIGRPAQRPVDISQWDQVLELIRAVPRKDVVQLGRGMPDITTPTMKPLLRNLARISRRQDMPGLYYDNIHGTLELREQIARLMLDSGCQLTANDLVITTGCHEALSTSIRSICEPGDIVAVDSPSFHGAMQTLKGLNMKALEIPTDPLTGISLDALELALEQWPIKAIQLTPNCNNPLGYIMPESRKRALLTLAQRFDVAIIEDDVYGELAYNYPRPRTIKSFDEDGRVLLCSSFSKTLAPGLRIGWVAPGRYLERVLHMKYISTGSTAPQPQIAIAEFLKAGHFEPHLRRMRTQYQRNRDMMIDWVSRYFPAGTRASRPQGSFMLWVELPDGFDTLKLNRALHDQGVQIAVGSIFSPSGKYRNCLRMNYAAKPTPQIEDAVRKVGAAAIKLLAENDSFTD